A genomic segment from Candidatus Polarisedimenticolia bacterium encodes:
- a CDS encoding MBL fold metallo-hydrolase gives MIPLGHLHVDLVRMGRFRLDGGAMFGVVPRVLWERVSPPDEKNRIELAMNGLLIRDGKRTVLVETGMGDRWSPKEREIYALRNDPGLAAALEKLQARAESVDAVILTHLHFDHAGGATCLEASGEAAPAFPNATYFLQKSEWSFARDLNERTRASYRKDDFEPLERAGRLQLVEGEMEIFPGVSVVPLPGHTPGLQGVLIRGGGRSLLYPSDMVPTAAHLPYPYIMGFDVLPLTTLATRKAILPRAAAEGWILVLGHEVDNPVGTLIEEKGRMRLEPAEAEP, from the coding sequence TTGATACCGCTGGGGCACCTCCACGTCGATCTCGTCCGCATGGGACGCTTCCGGCTCGACGGGGGGGCGATGTTTGGCGTGGTTCCCCGCGTCCTCTGGGAGCGCGTCAGCCCCCCGGACGAGAAGAACCGGATCGAGCTGGCCATGAACGGCCTGCTGATCCGGGATGGCAAGCGGACGGTTCTCGTGGAGACGGGGATGGGGGACCGCTGGTCTCCGAAGGAGAGGGAGATCTACGCGCTGCGGAACGATCCCGGCCTGGCCGCCGCCTTGGAGAAGCTGCAGGCGCGCGCCGAGTCGGTCGACGCGGTGATCCTCACCCACCTGCATTTCGATCACGCCGGGGGCGCCACCTGCCTGGAGGCCTCGGGGGAGGCGGCGCCGGCCTTTCCGAACGCCACCTATTTCCTCCAGAAGTCGGAATGGAGCTTCGCCCGGGATCTGAACGAAAGGACGCGCGCCAGTTATCGCAAGGACGATTTCGAGCCGCTCGAGCGCGCCGGCCGGTTGCAGCTCGTGGAAGGGGAAATGGAGATATTTCCGGGAGTCAGCGTGGTGCCGCTTCCCGGACATACCCCCGGGCTGCAGGGCGTCCTGATCCGAGGAGGGGGCCGGTCCCTTCTCTATCCCTCGGACATGGTCCCCACCGCCGCGCACCTTCCTTATCCTTACATCATGGGATTCGACGTGTTGCCGCTGACGACGCTGGCGACTCGCAAGGCGATCCTGCCCCGCGCCGCGGCCGAGGGGTGGATCCTCGTTCTGGGGCACGAGGTGGACAACCCCGTGGGCACCCTGATCGAAGAGAAGGGCAGGATGCGCCTGGAACCGGCGGAGGCGGAGCCGTGA
- the carA gene encoding glutamine-hydrolyzing carbamoyl-phosphate synthase small subunit, whose protein sequence is MREGVLVLEDGRAFPGKSFGASAERTGEVVFNTSMTGYQEILTDPSYRGQIVVLTVAEVGNYGVNEEDPQSAAIQAEGLIIRSLTATPSNWRAQKGLVDYLLESSVPALTEVDTRALTRHIRSLGAMKGILSERGESVESLARKAQASPGLEEIDLVGRVTCPRPYRFSTLPPDGTGTRIPILAYDLGMKQNILRRLEASGFDVTVVPAGTGAEEALASGARGIFLSNGPGDPASATRVVEAARGLVGRLPVFGICLGHQILGLALGAKTFKLKFGHRGGNQPVKDLATGKVLITAQNHGYAVDPDGLPAGAEVTQINLNDGTVEGFRHREMPIVSVQYHPEASPGPQDSFPLFDTFRALVLAFEKEIAAGRRAPAARRSQSRTHGEI, encoded by the coding sequence GTGAGGGAGGGCGTGCTCGTCCTCGAGGACGGCCGGGCCTTTCCCGGCAAGTCGTTCGGCGCCTCCGCCGAGCGGACCGGAGAGGTGGTCTTCAACACCTCGATGACCGGCTACCAGGAGATCCTCACCGATCCTTCGTATCGGGGGCAGATCGTCGTCCTCACCGTGGCCGAGGTGGGGAATTACGGGGTGAACGAGGAGGATCCCCAGTCGGCCGCGATCCAGGCGGAAGGGTTGATTATCCGGAGCCTCACGGCCACCCCGAGCAACTGGCGCGCCCAGAAGGGGCTCGTCGATTACCTCCTGGAAAGCTCGGTCCCGGCCCTGACGGAAGTCGACACGCGCGCCTTGACGCGCCACATTCGATCGCTGGGCGCCATGAAGGGAATCCTCTCCGAGAGGGGCGAAAGCGTCGAGAGCCTCGCCCGGAAAGCCCAGGCCTCGCCCGGCCTCGAGGAGATCGATCTCGTCGGCCGGGTCACCTGTCCCCGCCCCTACCGCTTTTCCACGTTGCCGCCCGACGGGACCGGAACCAGGATCCCGATCCTCGCCTACGATCTGGGCATGAAGCAGAACATCCTGCGCCGGCTGGAGGCGTCCGGATTCGACGTCACGGTCGTTCCCGCCGGCACGGGCGCGGAAGAAGCGCTCGCCTCCGGCGCGCGGGGGATCTTCCTTTCGAACGGACCCGGCGACCCCGCCAGCGCCACCCGGGTCGTCGAAGCGGCGCGGGGGCTGGTGGGCAGGCTTCCGGTCTTCGGCATCTGCCTGGGGCATCAGATCCTCGGCCTGGCGCTCGGCGCGAAGACCTTCAAGCTGAAATTCGGCCATCGCGGAGGAAACCAGCCCGTGAAGGATCTGGCGACCGGAAAGGTCCTCATCACGGCACAAAATCATGGCTACGCCGTCGATCCCGACGGTCTGCCCGCCGGCGCCGAGGTGACGCAGATTAACCTGAACGACGGGACGGTCGAGGGATTTCGCCATCGGGAGATGCCCATCGTCTCGGTCCAGTATCACCCGGAGGCGAGCCCCGGGCCCCAGGACTCCTTCCCGCTCTTCGATACCTTTCGCGCGCTGGTCCTCGCCTTCGAGAAGGAAATCGCCGCGGGCCGGCGTGCGCCAGCTGCCCGGCGATCACAATCTCGCACCCACGGGGAAATTTGA
- a CDS encoding tetratricopeptide repeat protein, with protein MIGRRAGAALLLLLGVALPAAAEARHHAYLILPFEDRAPDPSRDWLREAMAVSLGDYYLFAGQTVVAREDRILAMEELSVPAGAPLTLATSIKLGRHFAADPDGPRADRLVVGRFNLDQGQIVVSARVINLDSNRAASWREERGSLKDLLRLLRSLAHSLFRSDGISGNNLAAAADDAGARRDFPLVAYENYIRALIDSGSGRQPSLLRKALEQSPGYPKASFQLGRLLAKQGKLREAEGVLKKSSGEPAPYAGEYHALLGSLSLDAGRLSEAEAEAAKALASKETAEARVLMARIARAQGDLESARKELDRAAALDPENPDIDVVRRQIEGSPAPRR; from the coding sequence ATGATCGGGCGCCGCGCCGGCGCCGCGCTGCTCCTGCTTCTCGGCGTCGCGCTTCCGGCCGCCGCGGAGGCACGACACCACGCCTACCTGATTCTGCCGTTCGAGGATCGGGCGCCCGATCCGTCGCGGGACTGGCTTCGGGAGGCGATGGCGGTGTCGCTGGGAGACTATTACCTCTTCGCGGGGCAGACCGTCGTGGCGCGCGAGGATCGCATTCTCGCCATGGAGGAGCTGTCCGTCCCGGCCGGGGCCCCCTTGACGCTCGCCACCTCGATCAAGCTCGGCCGCCATTTCGCCGCGGATCCGGACGGCCCGCGCGCCGATCGGCTCGTGGTGGGACGGTTCAACCTCGATCAGGGACAAATCGTCGTCTCGGCGCGCGTCATCAACCTCGATTCCAACCGTGCCGCCTCCTGGAGGGAGGAGCGCGGGAGCCTCAAGGATCTCCTGAGGCTCCTCCGGTCGCTGGCGCATTCGCTGTTCCGCAGCGACGGCATCTCCGGCAACAACCTGGCCGCCGCCGCCGACGACGCCGGCGCGCGACGCGATTTCCCGCTGGTGGCGTACGAAAACTACATTCGCGCCTTGATCGACTCCGGCTCGGGGCGGCAGCCGTCGCTCCTCCGGAAGGCTCTCGAGCAATCTCCGGGCTACCCGAAAGCCTCCTTCCAGCTCGGCCGGCTCCTGGCCAAGCAGGGCAAGCTCCGCGAAGCGGAGGGCGTCCTGAAGAAGAGCTCGGGTGAGCCGGCCCCCTACGCCGGTGAATACCACGCCTTGCTGGGAAGTCTGTCGCTGGACGCCGGCCGGCTCTCCGAGGCGGAAGCGGAGGCGGCGAAAGCCCTGGCGTCGAAGGAGACGGCGGAGGCCCGGGTCCTGATGGCACGGATCGCCCGCGCCCAAGGCGATTTGGAGTCGGCGCGGAAGGAGCTCGACCGGGCCGCCGCCCTGGATCCCGAGAACCCGGATATCGACGTGGTGCGGCGGCAAATCGAGGGAAGCCCCGCCCCCCGGCGCTGA
- the aroF gene encoding 3-deoxy-7-phosphoheptulonate synthase has protein sequence MLIVMDKAVTDLEIEAVVKKIERLGYKANPIPGAQRIAIGITGNQNPLDPEEFESMPGVKEAIRVTKPYKLVSREMKKEDSVVSVRGRDVGGARLAVIAGPCAVETEDQAIEIGEIVARAGANFYRGGAYKPRTSPYSFQGLGEKGLKILAKVREATGLPIVTEAMDTESVSLVEEYADVIQIGARNMQNFSLLKRVGKSRLPVFLKRGISATMDELLMSAEYVAAEGNYRVMLCERGVRTFADHARNTLDLSVVPAVKHLSHLPILVDPSHGTGRRDRVAPLARAAIAAGADGIMVEVHNHPDKALSDGPQALYPEQFAVLVGEIRALAPLVARTF, from the coding sequence ATGCTGATCGTCATGGACAAGGCGGTGACGGACCTCGAGATCGAGGCCGTCGTCAAGAAGATCGAGCGTCTTGGCTACAAGGCCAATCCTATCCCCGGAGCCCAGCGGATCGCCATCGGTATAACTGGAAACCAGAACCCCCTCGATCCCGAAGAGTTCGAATCGATGCCCGGCGTCAAGGAGGCGATCCGCGTCACCAAGCCCTACAAGCTCGTCAGCCGCGAAATGAAGAAGGAGGACAGCGTCGTCTCGGTCCGGGGCCGGGACGTGGGAGGGGCCCGCCTGGCGGTCATCGCCGGACCCTGCGCCGTGGAGACGGAGGATCAGGCGATCGAGATCGGCGAGATCGTCGCCCGGGCCGGCGCCAATTTCTATCGCGGCGGGGCCTACAAGCCGCGGACTTCCCCCTATTCCTTCCAGGGATTGGGCGAAAAGGGCCTGAAGATCCTGGCCAAGGTGCGGGAGGCCACCGGACTGCCCATCGTGACCGAGGCGATGGACACGGAATCGGTCTCCCTGGTCGAGGAGTACGCCGACGTCATCCAGATCGGGGCCCGGAACATGCAGAACTTCTCCCTGCTGAAGCGCGTGGGTAAGTCGCGCCTTCCGGTCTTCCTCAAGCGCGGAATCTCCGCCACGATGGACGAGCTGCTGATGTCGGCCGAGTACGTCGCGGCGGAAGGCAACTACCGCGTCATGCTCTGTGAAAGAGGGGTTCGAACCTTCGCCGACCACGCGCGCAACACGCTGGATCTCTCCGTCGTCCCGGCGGTGAAGCACCTGAGCCACCTCCCGATCCTGGTGGATCCCAGCCACGGCACCGGCCGGCGCGACCGGGTGGCGCCGCTGGCGCGGGCCGCGATCGCCGCGGGGGCCGACGGCATCATGGTGGAGGTCCACAACCACCCCGACAAAGCCCTCTCCGACGGGCCGCAGGCCCTCTATCCCGAGCAATTCGCCGTCCTGGTGGGCGAAATCCGGGCCCTGGCCCCGCTGGTCGCGCGGACCTTCTGA